The following proteins are co-located in the Streptomyces sp. NBC_00435 genome:
- a CDS encoding MOSC domain-containing protein, whose product MHLISVNRGRATAVDYTDSEAGLTGHGKVPVPGPVRVFAPGPKGIGASGLEGDEVCDLRHHGGDHQAVYAYAREDLEWWERELDRELPGGIFGENFTTSGVDVNGALLGERWRVGPELVLEVASARIPCRTFQGALDEKGWVKRFTQEARPGAYLRVVQEGSVSPGDTIEVVHRPDHEVTVGFWFRAFTTERELLPRTLAAGDALEPKARDKALAHVEKYGKRGD is encoded by the coding sequence ATGCATCTGATCTCCGTGAACCGCGGCCGCGCGACGGCCGTCGACTACACCGACTCCGAGGCCGGGCTGACGGGCCACGGCAAGGTCCCGGTCCCCGGCCCCGTACGGGTCTTCGCACCGGGGCCCAAGGGGATCGGGGCCAGCGGGCTCGAGGGTGACGAAGTCTGCGACCTGCGCCATCACGGCGGCGACCACCAGGCCGTGTACGCGTACGCCCGCGAGGACCTGGAGTGGTGGGAGCGCGAGCTGGACCGCGAACTGCCCGGCGGGATCTTCGGCGAGAACTTCACCACCTCCGGCGTCGACGTGAACGGCGCCCTGCTCGGCGAGCGCTGGCGGGTCGGCCCCGAACTGGTGCTGGAAGTGGCCTCGGCCCGCATCCCGTGCCGGACCTTCCAGGGGGCGCTCGACGAGAAGGGCTGGGTCAAGCGGTTCACCCAGGAGGCCCGGCCGGGCGCCTACCTGCGGGTCGTCCAGGAGGGTTCGGTCTCCCCCGGCGACACCATCGAGGTCGTGCACCGCCCGGACCACGAGGTCACGGTCGGGTTCTGGTTCCGCGCCTTCACCACCGAGCGGGAGCTGCTGCCGCGCACGCTGGCGGCCGGTGACGCGCTGGAGCCGAAGGCACGGGACAAGGCGCTGGCCCACGTGGAGAAGTACGGGAAGCGGGGCGACTAG